A stretch of the Croceicoccus naphthovorans genome encodes the following:
- a CDS encoding strawberry notch-like NTP hydrolase domain-containing protein, with protein MTVTISRADAILSAARTLAAKLLLAIPIDRAALSEAMTEACGGSDAAGFWQQRDSFEALEAAVVRAVPELIRGCDAAASIRALEALSRELPTHTVRSESQIAFQQFSTPPALAMLAVHLARLTPDDVLLEPSAGTGILAMLAQPHVDRLLLNELEPTRAELLEGLFPGVPVTRHDGAKLTALLAGAQRPSVILMNPPFSVSQSRGEDPNTAARHLRSALDFLRPGGRIVAIMPDWFAPTVRGGDAFCHSLQGARVALSLRLDKGGYAKHGTGIAVRMLVIDKVAGDGAVSTINRQSAGELLAAIATVPPRMPLREAQQSAVPRAAKLGFFRSVKAGPARPVVIRAAQTNEVRPVSYEVLGDPAPMGEQRGVYADYRPSRIVLPEAGEHPTHLVESAAMASIAAPMPRYVPHLPERTVTARLLSAAQLETVIYAGEAWSRDLQGRFSHPAGEVALKEDPDGQLYRTGFFLGDGTGAGKGRQAAACILDQWLRGNRRHIWISKNAPLLEDAQRDWSAIGGLPADILDIARWKIGEEITAPEGILFVPYGTLRSSRVEDTRLDQIVRWAGADFEGVIVFDEAHEMGGVAGGEGALGQKEGSLQGIAGVLLQNTLPRARVLYASATGASDVNNLAYAVRLGLWGPGTAFATREQFISEIRDGGIAAMELVARDLKASGLYLARALSFAGIEYDILRHELTPEQIEIYDTYSQAWTIIHQNLKAALELTGIVDGLEDRTLNSGAKAAARSRFEGTKQRFFSQVLLSMKLPSIYPAIDEHLAQDESVVVQLVSTAESILNRRLNELEPERETLDITTDCKEYVVDYLGRAFPTRQMEEYVDELGDVRSRPMYDDAGNPVINPEAEAKRDELLEYICAMPPIPTALDALLEHYGVTAVAEVTGRSKRLVRDGSGQQRLESRSPRTNLAETSAFMTGAKRILVFSDAGGTGRSYHASLDVKNQQRRVHFLLEPGWRADRAIQGLGRTHRTHQACPPLFRPVTTDCKGEARFTSTIARRLDALGALTRGQRQTGGQGMFDASDNLESIYAKHALHDWYCLLATGKLKSTSLQEFETISGLELTDRDGVLSENLPPIQRWLNRILAMKIAVQNAIFDEFLTLVETRVATAREAGTFDIGVETIAVETCEVLSDTVIRTDPVTGATSHLLELSLTQRRKLTSLERVMAMAAHQDNPRFLHNSRSDKVALCIPAPSHMDEEGNYIRRFELVRPLRSEYILAERLAESAWEDIARDDFEARWQAEYAADENQLVTETVYLATGLLLPIWGALPKEDLTVNRIVDQTGASWLGRHVHDLFVDATLERLGVSRKAQVDPGKIVQAILGGGTWKAPHPKNFTIRTSRVNGARRIEIADVEPGRIAGLKAMGCFTEIIAYKTRVFVPMEKAEAVLEAVVG; from the coding sequence ATGACCGTCACGATCTCGCGCGCCGATGCCATCCTTTCCGCCGCCCGTACGCTTGCCGCCAAACTGTTGTTGGCCATTCCCATCGATCGCGCGGCGCTCAGCGAAGCGATGACCGAAGCCTGCGGCGGCTCCGATGCCGCCGGATTCTGGCAGCAGCGCGACAGTTTCGAGGCGCTTGAAGCGGCAGTGGTGAGAGCCGTGCCCGAACTGATCCGAGGTTGCGACGCGGCTGCATCTATCCGCGCGCTCGAGGCCCTGTCACGCGAGCTTCCGACCCATACCGTGCGCAGCGAGAGCCAGATCGCTTTCCAGCAGTTTTCGACCCCGCCCGCGCTGGCCATGCTCGCGGTTCACCTCGCACGCCTGACACCCGACGATGTCCTGCTCGAACCGAGCGCGGGAACCGGTATCCTGGCGATGCTAGCACAGCCCCATGTCGACCGGCTCTTGCTCAATGAATTGGAACCGACCCGAGCCGAGCTGCTCGAAGGCCTGTTCCCGGGCGTACCCGTTACCCGTCACGATGGCGCGAAGCTGACCGCGCTTCTTGCTGGTGCGCAACGACCGAGCGTTATTCTCATGAACCCGCCGTTCTCGGTCTCGCAATCGCGAGGCGAAGATCCCAATACGGCGGCCCGGCATTTGCGTTCCGCGCTCGATTTCCTGCGCCCCGGCGGCCGGATCGTGGCGATCATGCCCGACTGGTTCGCGCCAACCGTGCGAGGTGGCGATGCATTCTGCCATTCGCTGCAAGGCGCGCGCGTCGCGCTTTCGCTTCGCCTCGACAAGGGCGGCTACGCCAAGCACGGCACTGGCATCGCGGTGCGAATGCTGGTGATCGACAAGGTGGCGGGCGATGGCGCGGTCTCGACGATCAACCGCCAGTCAGCGGGCGAGTTGCTCGCGGCTATTGCTACGGTGCCCCCACGCATGCCACTGCGCGAAGCGCAGCAGTCGGCCGTTCCCCGTGCGGCCAAACTCGGGTTTTTCCGTTCAGTGAAGGCTGGACCGGCGCGCCCCGTCGTCATCCGCGCTGCCCAGACCAACGAAGTCAGGCCGGTCTCCTACGAGGTGCTGGGAGACCCGGCGCCGATGGGCGAACAACGCGGGGTCTATGCAGATTACCGGCCCTCTCGGATCGTGCTTCCCGAAGCAGGCGAACACCCGACCCACCTCGTCGAATCTGCCGCCATGGCTTCGATCGCCGCGCCAATGCCCCGCTATGTGCCGCACCTGCCCGAACGTACGGTCACCGCGCGCCTGCTTTCGGCCGCCCAGCTCGAAACCGTCATCTATGCAGGCGAGGCTTGGTCTCGCGATCTGCAGGGTCGGTTCAGCCATCCCGCCGGAGAGGTTGCTCTGAAGGAAGATCCCGACGGACAGCTCTATCGCACCGGCTTCTTTCTCGGTGATGGCACCGGGGCGGGGAAGGGGAGGCAAGCGGCGGCTTGCATCCTCGACCAATGGCTCAGGGGCAATCGCCGCCATATCTGGATATCGAAGAATGCACCGCTGCTCGAGGACGCGCAGCGCGACTGGTCGGCGATCGGCGGGCTGCCCGCAGACATTCTCGACATTGCGCGCTGGAAGATCGGCGAGGAAATCACCGCGCCCGAGGGCATCCTGTTCGTGCCCTACGGCACATTGCGATCATCGCGCGTCGAAGACACGCGGCTCGACCAGATCGTGCGCTGGGCAGGCGCTGACTTCGAGGGCGTGATCGTTTTCGACGAGGCCCATGAAATGGGCGGTGTTGCCGGTGGGGAAGGGGCGCTGGGCCAGAAGGAAGGCTCGCTCCAGGGCATCGCCGGGGTGCTGCTGCAGAACACTCTGCCGCGCGCCCGCGTGCTCTATGCTTCGGCGACCGGGGCCTCGGACGTCAACAATCTCGCCTATGCGGTGCGGCTCGGACTGTGGGGGCCGGGCACAGCCTTTGCTACGCGCGAGCAGTTCATCAGCGAGATCCGCGACGGCGGCATTGCCGCGATGGAACTGGTGGCGCGCGATCTCAAGGCATCAGGGCTATACCTCGCCCGGGCACTGAGCTTTGCCGGCATCGAATACGACATCCTGCGCCACGAACTCACACCCGAGCAGATCGAGATCTACGACACCTATTCGCAAGCCTGGACCATCATCCACCAGAACCTCAAAGCCGCGCTCGAACTGACCGGGATTGTCGATGGCCTTGAAGATCGCACCTTGAACAGCGGTGCCAAGGCCGCGGCGCGCAGCCGGTTCGAGGGCACCAAGCAGCGCTTCTTCAGCCAGGTGCTGCTTTCGATGAAGCTGCCATCGATCTATCCCGCGATAGACGAGCATCTGGCACAGGATGAAAGCGTGGTCGTGCAGCTGGTCAGCACGGCGGAATCGATCCTCAACCGGCGGCTGAACGAGCTCGAACCGGAGCGCGAGACGCTCGACATAACAACCGACTGCAAGGAATACGTCGTCGACTACCTTGGCCGCGCATTCCCAACCCGCCAGATGGAGGAATACGTCGACGAACTCGGCGATGTTCGCTCACGCCCGATGTATGACGACGCCGGCAACCCCGTTATCAACCCCGAGGCCGAGGCAAAACGTGACGAGCTGCTCGAATATATCTGCGCCATGCCGCCGATCCCGACTGCGCTCGATGCCTTGCTTGAGCACTATGGCGTCACGGCGGTGGCCGAAGTGACGGGGCGGTCCAAGCGCCTGGTGCGCGATGGCTCGGGTCAGCAGCGCCTCGAAAGCCGCTCGCCGCGCACCAACCTTGCCGAGACCAGCGCGTTCATGACCGGAGCCAAGCGCATCCTCGTATTCTCCGACGCTGGCGGCACCGGGCGCAGTTACCATGCCAGTCTCGACGTCAAGAACCAGCAGCGCCGTGTCCACTTCCTGCTTGAACCGGGGTGGCGCGCCGACCGGGCAATCCAGGGCCTCGGGCGCACGCATCGCACTCATCAGGCCTGCCCGCCACTGTTCCGCCCGGTCACCACCGACTGCAAGGGCGAGGCGCGGTTCACCAGCACCATCGCTCGCCGCCTCGATGCGCTGGGCGCACTGACACGCGGTCAGCGCCAGACCGGCGGTCAGGGCATGTTCGATGCTTCCGACAATCTTGAGAGCATCTACGCCAAGCACGCGTTGCACGACTGGTATTGCCTGCTTGCCACCGGCAAGCTCAAAAGCACCAGCTTGCAGGAGTTCGAGACGATCAGCGGGCTCGAACTGACCGACCGCGACGGTGTGCTCAGCGAAAACCTGCCGCCGATCCAGCGCTGGCTCAACCGCATCCTCGCGATGAAGATCGCGGTGCAGAATGCGATCTTCGACGAGTTCCTCACGCTCGTCGAAACCCGGGTCGCCACCGCCCGCGAAGCTGGCACCTTCGACATCGGGGTCGAGACCATTGCAGTGGAGACCTGCGAAGTCCTGTCCGACACGGTGATCCGTACCGATCCGGTGACCGGGGCGACTTCGCACCTGCTTGAACTCTCGCTCACCCAGCGCCGCAAGCTCACCTCGCTCGAACGCGTCATGGCGATGGCGGCGCATCAAGACAATCCGCGGTTCCTGCACAACTCCCGCTCGGACAAGGTCGCGCTGTGCATTCCTGCGCCCTCGCACATGGACGAGGAAGGCAACTACATCCGCCGGTTCGAACTCGTCCGCCCCTTGCGCAGCGAGTATATCCTCGCCGAACGGCTCGCCGAATCCGCGTGGGAGGATATTGCCCGCGACGACTTCGAGGCGCGCTGGCAGGCAGAGTACGCCGCCGACGAGAACCAGCTGGTCACCGAGACAGTCTATCTCGCAACCGGTCTGCTGCTGCCGATCTGGGGCGCGCTCCCCAAGGAAGACCTAACGGTCAATCGCATTGTCGACCAGACCGGCGCCTCATGGCTCGGTCGCCACGTCCACGACCTGTTCGTCGATGCCACGCTCGAGCGGCTTGGGGTTTCTCGCAAGGCCCAGGTCGATCCCGGCAAGATCGTCCAGGCCATACTTGGCGGCGGCACATGGAAAGCGCCGCACCCGAAGAATTTCACCATCCGCACCTCACGGGTCAACGGCGCGCGGCGGATCGAGATTGCCGATGTCGAACCCGGAAGGATCGCAGGGCTCAAGGCCATGGGCTGCTTCACCGAGATCATCGCCTACAAGACACGGGTGTTCGTGCCGATGGAGAAGGCGGAGGCGGTGCTGGAGGCTGTCGTTGGCTAA
- a CDS encoding DUF7146 domain-containing protein, whose protein sequence is MCLCPAHADRTPSLSIRQGDRAILVTCHAGCDRSDVLRAIGRITRIPHFDPAKIERAPARSRNAFLKIWREGRPIEGSLAEYYVRQVRGIGGVLQDLRFHPRCPRGQGALARFEPALLVGMRRDGNLAAIQRIFLDPRTGASTAKLCLGRAIGAAWTNGTPESVLGLCEGFETAAAFTDLVGIKAWASMGAKRFHQLTIPRTVVRLILLADNDAEGHRAANRALAAYSRSGLAIETRWPPRGANDWADLLKR, encoded by the coding sequence ATGTGTCTTTGCCCGGCCCATGCCGACAGGACGCCCTCGCTGTCGATCCGGCAGGGTGATCGCGCAATTCTCGTTACCTGCCATGCAGGTTGCGACCGCTCGGACGTGTTGCGGGCCATCGGCCGAATCACACGCATACCGCATTTCGATCCGGCCAAGATCGAGCGAGCGCCTGCAAGGTCGCGAAACGCCTTCCTCAAAATCTGGCGCGAGGGTCGTCCCATCGAGGGTTCGCTGGCCGAATACTATGTCCGCCAGGTTCGTGGCATCGGCGGCGTACTCCAGGACCTGCGTTTCCATCCACGGTGTCCGAGAGGGCAGGGAGCCCTGGCTCGATTCGAACCGGCGCTGCTGGTCGGGATGCGCCGCGATGGCAATCTTGCCGCGATCCAGCGGATATTCCTCGATCCACGAACCGGGGCCAGCACTGCCAAACTCTGCCTTGGCCGCGCCATCGGGGCTGCATGGACCAACGGCACACCTGAGAGCGTTCTTGGCCTGTGCGAAGGGTTCGAGACCGCAGCAGCCTTCACCGATCTTGTCGGCATCAAGGCCTGGGCCAGCATGGGCGCCAAGCGGTTTCACCAGCTGACCATTCCGCGAACCGTTGTACGGCTGATCCTGCTCGCCGACAACGATGCGGAAGGGCATCGCGCGGCGAACCGCGCCCTTGCTGCCTACTCCCGGTCTGGCCTTGCCATCGAGACCCGTTGGCCTCCGCGCGGCGCGAACGACTGGGCCGATCTCCTGAAGCGGTGA
- a CDS encoding AAA family ATPase has translation MHSEVERIAEMAQTGERMIERLRRQAFLPESRKELTVRFGIAEAASLLGCSTNRIRMAEDDGRLPPPPPTENGRRPGYGINDLLNMREVLGASPARAPLDNPAIIAVQNFKGGVGKSTVTTHLAHYFAVQGYRVLVVDCDSQATTTTLFGFNPHFNITREQTLYPYLSIDPTQTDLLYAVQKTPWPNVDLIPSNLELFDVEYELAASGADGGSVLASRFRKLKQGLQDLARDYDVVILDPPPALGTISLAVMQAANSLIVPLAATTPDFCSTVQFLSMMDQVTGQLAEAGIVVDYDFVRLLCSKFDSNDPSHAMVRQIMEQTFGPALLPVPILESAEISHAALRMMTVYELERPIGTARTHKRCKGNLDEALAQVEVLVRKGWGVASPASEQEVINA, from the coding sequence ATGCATTCAGAAGTCGAGCGCATAGCAGAAATGGCGCAAACTGGCGAACGCATGATCGAAAGACTGCGACGCCAAGCATTCCTGCCCGAATCGCGCAAGGAGCTTACCGTTCGATTCGGGATCGCAGAAGCCGCGAGCCTGCTTGGCTGTTCAACGAATCGTATCCGCATGGCTGAAGACGATGGGCGACTGCCTCCTCCCCCGCCAACAGAGAATGGACGGCGCCCCGGATACGGGATCAATGATCTGCTTAACATGCGCGAAGTTCTGGGCGCATCTCCGGCGCGCGCTCCGCTCGATAACCCGGCAATTATTGCTGTACAGAATTTCAAGGGCGGTGTCGGCAAATCCACTGTGACGACCCACCTTGCGCATTATTTCGCGGTCCAGGGATATCGCGTCCTCGTGGTTGATTGCGACAGCCAGGCGACGACAACGACCTTGTTCGGCTTCAATCCGCATTTCAATATCACGCGAGAGCAGACGCTCTATCCATACCTCTCAATCGATCCTACCCAGACCGACCTTCTCTATGCCGTGCAGAAGACGCCCTGGCCCAACGTTGATCTGATCCCGTCCAATCTCGAACTCTTCGACGTTGAGTATGAGCTGGCCGCATCGGGTGCCGATGGTGGCAGTGTGCTAGCCTCTCGCTTCCGCAAGTTGAAACAGGGCTTGCAGGACCTTGCCAGGGATTACGATGTCGTGATCCTCGACCCGCCTCCGGCACTTGGAACTATTTCGCTCGCGGTAATGCAGGCGGCCAATTCACTGATCGTGCCGCTGGCAGCCACGACGCCAGATTTCTGCTCGACCGTGCAGTTCCTTTCGATGATGGATCAGGTGACCGGGCAACTGGCGGAAGCGGGAATCGTTGTCGATTACGATTTCGTCCGGCTTCTGTGTTCGAAGTTCGACAGCAACGATCCGAGCCACGCGATGGTAAGGCAGATCATGGAGCAGACCTTCGGCCCTGCCCTGCTGCCCGTTCCAATACTCGAAAGCGCGGAAATCAGCCATGCCGCATTGCGCATGATGACGGTTTACGAACTGGAGCGTCCGATCGGCACGGCACGAACGCACAAGCGCTGCAAAGGCAATCTCGATGAAGCTCTCGCCCAGGTCGAAGTTCTCGTGCGTAAAGGCTGGGGTGTTGCCTCACCTGCCAGCGAGCAGGAGGTGATCAATGCATAA
- a CDS encoding ParB/RepB/Spo0J family partition protein — protein sequence MDPARVRVWAGNARIQAKLTEDNCRDLIDSIVAEGGQKVPVVVRHIKDDPAHDYELIAGTRRHFAISWLRAHSYPDMRLLAQVAELDDEAAFRLADIENRARKDISDIERARNYAAALELHYGGKAVRMAERLKLSKGWLSKMLKAATISDDVLVAFANLHELTLNPAYKLATALDDSARATAILKEAKAIAGENQAALDSGTPPLPGAATLRRLMAANAVKAPAPVDLRMEIAGPHGRPVVAVKAVNRQGITLHLPMASGASDDAVAEAVLKVLEGLRENGISVK from the coding sequence TTGGATCCGGCGCGTGTGCGGGTCTGGGCTGGAAATGCGCGAATTCAAGCAAAGCTCACTGAGGACAATTGCCGCGATCTCATCGATTCGATCGTAGCAGAAGGTGGGCAGAAGGTTCCCGTGGTTGTTCGCCACATCAAGGACGATCCGGCCCACGACTATGAGCTGATCGCAGGAACCCGGCGCCACTTCGCCATCTCCTGGCTGCGGGCACATTCGTACCCGGACATGAGGTTGCTCGCGCAGGTTGCCGAACTCGACGATGAGGCAGCATTCCGCCTCGCCGATATCGAGAACAGGGCCCGCAAGGACATCTCGGACATCGAGAGGGCGCGGAACTACGCTGCAGCACTCGAATTGCATTATGGCGGCAAGGCCGTCCGCATGGCTGAGCGGCTCAAGCTCTCAAAAGGCTGGCTTTCGAAGATGTTGAAGGCAGCCACGATCTCTGACGATGTGCTCGTTGCATTTGCCAACCTGCACGAGCTGACGCTCAATCCTGCTTACAAGCTGGCCACCGCTCTTGACGATAGTGCGCGCGCGACCGCCATCCTCAAAGAAGCCAAAGCGATCGCTGGCGAAAACCAGGCTGCACTAGACAGCGGCACCCCTCCCCTCCCCGGCGCAGCAACCTTGCGTCGGCTCATGGCTGCAAATGCCGTGAAGGCTCCAGCACCGGTCGATTTGCGGATGGAGATTGCCGGTCCACACGGTAGGCCTGTCGTGGCCGTCAAGGCGGTTAACCGACAGGGGATCACCCTGCACCTGCCGATGGCAAGCGGTGCAAGCGACGATGCTGTCGCCGAGGCGGTTCTGAAGGTTCTGGAAGGCCTTCGAGAGAACGGGATCTCGGTGAAATAG
- a CDS encoding replication initiator protein A translates to MSRARKQAVGEQFDLFLPYIADLNFRDQREMMERPFFSLAKSKRIKPIDYNSPDGKLWVHVSANPDYGMATIWDADILIYCASMLADMARRGQNDIPRKLHIMPYDLLRAIGRPTTGRAYELLGQALDRLVSTTIKTNIRAENRREATFSWLDGWTQLVDERTERSKGMTLELSNWFYEGVLMKGGVLAIDRAYFSISGGRERWLYKVARKHAGGAGEGGFAITMPVLFEKSGAEGAYRRFKFELLKLAEKNALPGYELVVEQSARGEPLLRMLRNNAKGEGLTVSAEDIADGRSAFEQLAGNAKAGEGATTELVEKVSSRKLPEPVKPPRDEEEVLVDARSLIKSTVTGLSDAATRGFMTDDTIELLRRECPGWDLYNLHAEFEAWVNASAERSPVNWQKAFIGWVKRHHEKHRHELRG, encoded by the coding sequence GTGAGTCGCGCCCGCAAGCAAGCTGTAGGCGAGCAGTTCGATTTGTTTCTGCCGTATATCGCCGATCTCAACTTCCGCGATCAGCGGGAGATGATGGAGCGACCGTTCTTCAGCCTGGCAAAGTCGAAGCGCATCAAGCCAATTGACTATAACAGCCCGGATGGGAAGCTGTGGGTCCATGTCAGCGCCAATCCTGACTATGGCATGGCCACGATTTGGGATGCGGACATCCTGATTTATTGCGCAAGCATGCTCGCCGACATGGCTAGGCGAGGGCAGAACGACATTCCTCGCAAGCTCCATATCATGCCCTATGACTTGCTTCGGGCTATCGGGCGGCCAACGACTGGGCGAGCGTATGAGCTACTTGGCCAGGCCCTCGACAGGCTCGTATCGACGACAATCAAGACCAACATCCGCGCGGAGAATCGTCGCGAGGCAACGTTCAGCTGGCTCGATGGCTGGACGCAGCTGGTCGACGAGCGCACTGAACGTTCCAAAGGCATGACGCTTGAGCTCTCAAACTGGTTCTATGAAGGCGTGCTCATGAAGGGCGGAGTGCTGGCAATCGACCGTGCCTATTTCAGCATCAGTGGTGGGCGTGAGCGATGGCTTTACAAGGTGGCGCGCAAACATGCCGGCGGGGCAGGGGAGGGCGGCTTTGCCATCACCATGCCAGTACTGTTCGAAAAGAGCGGTGCCGAAGGGGCCTACCGTCGGTTCAAGTTCGAGCTCCTGAAGCTTGCCGAGAAAAACGCGCTGCCAGGCTATGAATTGGTGGTCGAACAGTCAGCAAGAGGAGAACCACTCCTCCGGATGCTCCGTAACAACGCGAAAGGCGAAGGGTTGACGGTATCTGCCGAAGACATCGCCGACGGTCGATCCGCGTTCGAACAGCTCGCAGGCAATGCTAAAGCAGGGGAGGGCGCGACAACCGAACTGGTCGAGAAAGTTTCCTCAAGGAAACTTCCCGAGCCGGTGAAGCCTCCAAGAGATGAGGAAGAGGTTCTGGTCGACGCTCGCTCGTTGATCAAAAGCACCGTCACCGGGCTCTCCGACGCCGCCACACGTGGCTTCATGACGGATGATACGATTGAGCTCCTCCGCCGCGAATGTCCGGGCTGGGACCTCTATAATCTTCATGCCGAGTTCGAAGCCTGGGTGAACGCTTCAGCCGAGCGAAGCCCGGTCAATTGGCAAAAAGCCTTCATAGGCTGGGTGAAGCGACATCACGAAAAACACCGGCACGAATTGCGCGGCTGA
- a CDS encoding tyrosine-type recombinase/integrase, protein MAPETALDDDRPDRGEALSLSRDLALVAHGPGAGPSPELLAAYVRAAAPNTLRAFRSDVLAFDAWCRSRGEKSIPASPQIVADWLSTRASGGAAPASLSRYKASIARLHRLCGLADPTGDELVRLTLAAYRREKGVAQKQARALRFRGAVKDPLSDTPRGINVRAVLASLGDGLTDLRDKALLSLAYDTGLRASELVAVQVEDIGEAIDADARLLAIPRSKGDQEGEGATAYLSPRTVRALEAWLKAAVIGEGPVFRRVVVRRYAARQARKARNGKERGWNARWVPERFAAKDAEPVRIESDVGEGALHPGSITPLIRSMLRRAFDVGAFGDLDAATFEKQVREISAHSTRVGVNQDYFAAGEDLAGIMDALRWKSPRMPLQYNRNLAAEQGAAGRLLGKLR, encoded by the coding sequence ATGGCCCCGGAAACCGCCCTCGATGACGATCGCCCTGACAGGGGTGAAGCGCTGTCGCTGTCGCGCGATCTGGCGCTAGTGGCGCATGGGCCGGGTGCCGGGCCCAGCCCGGAACTGCTGGCCGCCTATGTCCGTGCCGCCGCGCCCAACACGTTGCGGGCGTTTCGATCAGATGTGCTGGCGTTTGACGCATGGTGCCGGAGCAGGGGGGAGAAGTCTATACCGGCCTCGCCGCAGATCGTCGCCGACTGGCTCTCGACGAGGGCAAGCGGAGGAGCGGCACCTGCCTCGCTGTCGCGCTACAAGGCTTCGATCGCGCGGCTGCATCGGCTGTGCGGTTTGGCCGATCCGACCGGTGACGAACTGGTGCGGCTGACGCTCGCTGCCTATAGGCGTGAGAAGGGGGTCGCGCAAAAGCAGGCGCGCGCCTTGCGGTTCCGGGGCGCGGTGAAGGATCCATTGTCCGATACCCCGCGCGGGATCAACGTGCGCGCGGTGCTGGCTTCACTCGGCGACGGCCTCACCGATCTGCGCGACAAGGCACTGCTCAGCCTCGCCTACGATACCGGGCTGCGTGCCAGCGAGCTGGTCGCCGTGCAGGTGGAGGACATTGGCGAGGCGATCGACGCCGATGCGCGACTGCTGGCAATTCCGCGCTCGAAGGGCGACCAGGAAGGCGAGGGAGCCACCGCCTATCTCTCTCCGCGCACCGTACGTGCGCTTGAGGCCTGGCTCAAAGCTGCCGTAATTGGCGAGGGGCCGGTATTCCGCCGCGTGGTCGTGCGGCGCTATGCCGCCCGCCAAGCGCGGAAGGCCCGCAATGGTAAGGAGCGGGGATGGAATGCGCGCTGGGTGCCCGAACGGTTTGCGGCAAAGGACGCAGAGCCGGTGCGGATCGAATCCGATGTAGGGGAGGGGGCCTTGCACCCCGGTTCGATCACGCCGCTGATTCGCTCGATGTTGCGCCGTGCGTTCGATGTGGGCGCGTTTGGAGATCTCGATGCGGCGACGTTTGAGAAGCAGGTGCGCGAGATCAGTGCGCACTCGACGCGGGTCGGTGTCAACCAGGACTACTTTGCTGCCGGCGAAGACCTTGCCGGGATCATGGATGCACTGCGATGGAAATCGCCAAGGATGCCGCTCCAGTACAACCGTAACCTCGCGGCTGAACAGGGCGCGGCAGGGAGGCTCTTGGGGAAACTACGTTAG
- a CDS encoding IS481 family transposase, with protein sequence MGQVLHGSATTTKAVRRAIQHSQASLRTLAKRYGINQKTVAKWKKRTATADLPTGPKVARSTVLSVEEEAVIVAFRRHTLLPLDDCLYALQASISHLTRSSLHRCLQRHGISQLPKIEGDAPNKRKFKSYPLGYFHIDIAEVRTEEGRLYLLVAIDRTTKFAFVELHQKATRRIAADFLRHLAAAVPYKIHTVLTDNGTHFTDPTGDGWTPGDIKKMQAENQRFLCHAFEFACAELDVDHRLTKPRHPWTNGQVERMNRTIKDATVKRYHYDSHDQLRQHLADFIAAYNFGRRLKTLKGLTPYEAICKAWLREPHRFTSDPTHQIPRPNI encoded by the coding sequence ATGGGCCAGGTTCTCCATGGGAGCGCCACAACGACTAAGGCAGTCCGTCGAGCGATACAGCATAGTCAAGCGAGCTTGAGGACGCTGGCCAAGCGCTACGGGATCAACCAGAAGACCGTCGCCAAGTGGAAGAAGCGGACCGCGACCGCCGATCTACCGACCGGCCCGAAGGTCGCGAGATCGACCGTGCTGTCGGTCGAGGAGGAAGCGGTGATCGTGGCCTTTCGCCGGCACACGCTGCTTCCGCTGGACGACTGCCTCTATGCCTTGCAGGCCAGCATTTCGCATCTGACGCGCTCTTCACTGCATCGCTGTCTCCAACGCCACGGCATCTCTCAGTTGCCGAAGATCGAGGGCGACGCGCCCAATAAGCGCAAGTTCAAGAGCTACCCGCTCGGCTACTTCCACATCGACATTGCCGAAGTCCGTACCGAGGAGGGGCGTCTATACCTGCTTGTGGCCATTGATCGCACTACCAAGTTCGCCTTTGTCGAGTTGCACCAAAAGGCCACCCGTCGGATCGCCGCTGACTTCCTGCGTCACCTCGCCGCCGCGGTGCCCTATAAAATCCACACCGTGCTCACCGACAATGGGACGCACTTCACCGACCCCACGGGCGATGGCTGGACGCCCGGCGATATCAAGAAGATGCAGGCAGAGAACCAGCGCTTCCTCTGCCATGCGTTCGAGTTCGCCTGCGCCGAGCTGGACGTAGACCATCGGCTGACAAAGCCTCGGCATCCCTGGACCAACGGTCAGGTCGAGAGAATGAACCGGACGATCAAGGACGCGACGGTCAAACGCTACCACTACGACAGCCACGACCAACTCCGGCAACACCTCGCCGACTTCATTGCCGCCTACAACTTCGGTCGACGTCTCAAGACCCTGAAGGGCCTCACACCATACGAAGCCATCTGCAAAGCGTGGCTCCGAGAACCACACCGATTTACGTCAGATCCGACCCATCAAATCCCGAGACCAAACATCTAA